One genomic segment of Hordeum vulgare subsp. vulgare chromosome 2H, MorexV3_pseudomolecules_assembly, whole genome shotgun sequence includes these proteins:
- the LOC123427671 gene encoding probable cation transporter HKT7: MAGAHHKLRELSHHVRRRMAVALDKAMSRLCLLRKSCAHHRVMERTARWWRAMRCGAGQVWPPRLGSLLVRAAYILAVSWLGYLLLDDLKFRAPPAGDGGGRGRPRGIDLFFTAVSAMTVSSMSAVEMEVFFGSQLFVLIVLMFAGGEVFVSLVGLASKWSKLRKQGINISQRVESHNCQPLSWPKPADDTDVDSWTPVNSDETSKSPIEAKRLRREAVRSLLLLVLAIIVAAHVLGATAIAAYVYASSGARRTLRSKALGVWTFAVFTTVSTFSSGGFMPNNENMAALRRDTGLQLLLVPLALAGNTLFPTLLAVCVRAAAAATRRPDLVEMTARNGRELTGYYHLLPARRCAMLAATVAGLVAVQVAMVCGMEWGGALRGMGPWEKVSNAVFVAVNSRHTGESTLDLSTLTPAIIVFLVLMMYLPPYTTWFPFQESSIVADHPTKETQGLRLLKSALLSQLSYLAIFVVAICVTERGNLEEDPLNFSLLSVVVQVVSAYGNVGFSMGYSCSRRINLDRVCADRWTGFAGRWSDSGKLILILVMLFGRLKKSSI, encoded by the exons ATGGCCGGAGCTCACCATAAGCTCCGCGAACTCTCGCACCACGTGCGCCGGCGCATGGCCGTGGCGCTCGACAAGGCAATGTCCCGCCTCTGCTTGCTCCGCAAGTCCTGCGCGCACCACCGCGTCATGGAGCGCACGGCGCGGTGGTGGCGCGCGATGCGTTGCGGCGCCGGGCAGGTCTGGCCGCCTCGGCTCGGCTCGCTGCTCGTACGCGCCGCCTACATCCTCGCCGTCTCCTGGCTCGGGTACCTCCTCCTGGACGACCTCAAGTTCCGTGCGCCGCCggccggcgacggcggcgggaggGGCCGGCCCCGCGGCATTGACCTGTTCTTCACCGCCGTGTCAGCAATGACGGTGTCGAGCATGTCCGCCGTCGAGATGGAGGTGTTCTTCGGCAGCCAGCTCTTCGTCTTGATCGTGCTCATGTTTGCCGGAGGCGAGGTGTTCGTGTCGCTCGTAGGACTCGCGTCCAAATGGTCCAAGCTCAGGAAACAAGGTATAAACATATCACAGCGCGTCGAGAGCCACAACTGTCAGCCACTCTCCTG GCCAAAGCCGGCCGACGACACCGACGTCGACAGCTGGACGCCCGTAAACTCCGACGAGACGAGCAAAAGCCCGATAGAGGCGAAGCGGTTGCGGCGCGAGGCGGTGCGCtcgctgctcctcctcgtcctcgccaTCATCGTGGCGGCGCACGTACTCGGCGCCACCGCCATTGCGGCCTACGTCTACGCGTCGTCGGGCGCGAGGCGGACGCTGCGGAGCAAGGCCCTGGGCGTGTGGACCTTCGCCGTGTTCACGACGGTTTCCACGTTCTCGAGCGGCGGGTTCATGCCGAACAACGAGAACATGGCGGCGTTGAGGAGGGACACCGGGCTGCAGCTGCTGCTCGTGCCGCTGGCGCTGGCGGGGAACACACTGTTCCCGACACTGCTGGCCGTGTGCGTGCGCGCTGCCGCCGCAGCGACGCGGCGGCCGGATCTGGTGGAGATGACCGCCAGAAACGGCAGGGAGCTGACGGGGTACTATCACCTTCTCCCGGCGCGGCGGTGCGCAATGCTGGCGGCGACAGTGGCCGGGCTCGTCGCCGTGCAGGTGGCCATGGTGTGCGGCATGGAGTGGGGTGGCGCGCTGCGGGGTATGGGCCCGTGGGAGAAGGTGTCCAACGCGGTGTTCGTGGCGGTGAACTCCCGGCACACCGGAGAGTCGACCCTCGACCTCTCAACCCTCACGCCGGCCATCATCGTCTTCTTGGTGCTCATGAT GTACCTGCCTCCATACACGACATGGTTTCCATTCCAAGAGAGCTCCATCGTGGCAGACCACCCCACGAAGGAGACCCAGGGGCTCAGGCTGCTCAAGAGCGCGcttctgtcacaactctcctacctcGCCATCTTCGTCGTCGCCATCTGCGTCACCGAGAGGGGAAACCTAGAGGAAGACCCGCTCAACTTCAGCCTGCTCAGCGTCGTCGTCCAAGTCGTCAG CGCTTACGGAAATGTGGGCTTCTCCATGGGCTACAGCTGCAGTAGACGGATCAACCTGGACCGGGTGTGCGCCGACAGGTGGACCGGCTTCGCCGGAAGGTGGAGCGATTCTGGCAAGCTCATCCTCATTCTTGTAATGCTCTTCGGGAGGCTCAAGAAGTCCAGCATATAA
- the LOC123427672 gene encoding cation transporter HKT4-like isoform X3 translates to MATVEMEEFSGQQLWVFIILMILGGEVFASMIGLHFKNIRANTEEAFQTRLDFISRDIESSDVFTNSGHNNMEGTQSEETMPHNQVQESKAMNQKSRNVLAHVVAVYFIAAIVCSSVVITIFLWVDSDARHLLKSKHIKIWTFSIFTAVSSFANCGFTPLNDSMAIFKNNPTFLLLLTPQILVGNTLFAPLLRLSIWTLGKVSSREEYAYILQHPKEIGYRHLQPHKNSVKLVLTGVMLILLQAMLICYFEWDSKSLEGMGWFQKLTGSLFQSANSRHAGETVINISTLSPPIMVIFALAMYLPSGTSILASRGDNRSLADKKENPNGRATWKKFAMTKRTCLVIFTILACITERKSMTADPLNFSIFSVIFEVISAYGNVGYSLGYSCDKLLKPDATCRDASYGFVGRWSDQGRLIIILVMFLGRFKAYNLKGKKPLNVHPCTGATPHERPEVAAN, encoded by the exons ATGGCAACAGTTGAGATGGAGGAATTCTCTGGCCAGCAGCTCTGGGTTTTCATCATACTGATGATATTGGGAGGAGAAGTGTTCGCTTCAATGATAGGGCTGCATTTCAAAAATATTCGGGCCAACACCGAGGAGGCCTTCCAGACAAGATTGGATTTCATAAGCAGGGACATCGAATCCTCTGATGTTTTCACCAACAGCGGTCATAATAATATGGAAGGCACCCAGTCAGAGGAAACCATGCCACACAATCAGGTACAGGAAAGCAAAGCGATGAATCAGAAATCCCGCAATGTTTTGGCTCATGTAGTAGCTGTCTATTTCATAGCAGCAATAGTTTGCAGCTCTGTAGTCATTACCATCTTCCTATGGGTTGACTCCGATGCAAGGCATCTACTGAAGAGTAAACATATCAAAATTTGGACATTCTCAATCTTCACAGCAGTATCATCATTTGCAAACTGCGGCTTCACTCCGTTGAATGATAGCATGGCAATTTTCAAAAATAACCCGACTTTCCTTCTTCTGCTTACCCCACAGATTCTTGTAGGCAACACTTTGTTTGCACCACTGTTGAGGTTAAGCATATGGACCTTGGGAAAGGTGAGCAGCAGAGAAGAGTACGCTTACATCCTTCAGCACCCGAAGGAGATTGGATACAGGCACTTGCAACCTCATAAGAATTCTGTCAAATTGGTTCTGACTGGAGTGATGCTAATTTTGCTGCAAGCGATGCTTATTTGTTATTTCGAATGGGATTCAAAGTCCTTGGAGGGAATGGGATGGTTCCAGAAATTGACAGGCTCGCTGTTCCAGAGTGCCAATTCAAGACACGCTGGTGAAACTGTCATTAACATCTCGACCCTTTCTCCACCGATTATGGTGATATTTGCACTTGCCAT GTACCTTCCTTCTGGTACTTCAATCCTCGCTTCACGCGGTGATAACCGAAGCTTAGCAGATAAAAAGGAAAATCCGAATGGCAGAGCAACGTGGAAGAAGTTTGCCATGACCAAGCGTACTTGTTtagtaatattcacaattttggcATGTATAACTGAGAGGAAGTCGATGACTGCCGATCCACTCAATTTCAGCATCTTCAGCGTGATATTCGAAGTGATCAG CGCGTACGGCAATGTAGGGTACTCGCTCGGCTACAGCTGCGACAAGTTACTGAAGCCCGATGCGACGTGCAGAGACGCTTCGTACGGGTTCGTCGGCAGGTGGAGCGACCAAGGGAGGCTGATCATCATCCTGGTGATGTTCCTCGGGAGGTTCAAGGCGTACAACCTCAAAGGGAAGAAACCCCTGAATGTGCATCCATGTACAGGTGCAACACCACATGAGAGGCCAGAGGTGGCTGCAAATTAG
- the LOC123427672 gene encoding cation transporter HKT4-like isoform X2: MPELESPQTSMHRFSSALVILQNLPSHTAMKLPLSNLEVLRITKEKVKRFHEFVCTRLSSLSKCTADLFRRSYLFLVFKSNPLIVQLIYLLSISFAGFLALKNLRPLNKPSPRNLDLMFTSVSTVTVSSMATVEMEEFSGQQLWVFIILMILGGEVFASMIGLHFKNIRANTEEAFQTRLDFISRDIESSDVFTNSGHNNMEGTQSEETMPHNQILVGNTLFAPLLRLSIWTLGKVSSREEYAYILQHPKEIGYRHLQPHKNSVKLVLTGVMLILLQAMLICYFEWDSKSLEGMGWFQKLTGSLFQSANSRHAGETVINISTLSPPIMVIFALAMYLPSGTSILASRGDNRSLADKKENPNGRATWKKFAMTKRTCLVIFTILACITERKSMTADPLNFSIFSVIFEVISAYGNVGYSLGYSCDKLLKPDATCRDASYGFVGRWSDQGRLIIILVMFLGRFKAYNLKGKKPLNVHPCTGATPHERPEVAAN; encoded by the exons ATGCCTGAACTCGAAAGCCCACAAACCTCAATGCATCGATTCAGCTCAGCTCTAGTTATCCTGCAGAATCTGCCATCGCATACAGCCATGAAGCTCCCATTATCCAATTTGGAAGTTCTTAGAATCACCAAGGAGAAAGTGAAGCGTTTCCATGAGTTTGTGTGCACAAGGCTCAGTTCCCTCTCCAAGTGTACAGCAGATTTGTTCAGACGCTCTTACTTGTTTCTGGTATTCAAAAGCAATCCTTTGATAGTCCAGCTTATTTACCTTTTGTCAATATCATTTGCTGGTTTCCTTGCTCTGAAGAACCTCAGGCCACTGAATAAGCCATCTCCAAGGAACTTGGATCTGATGTTCACCTCTGTGTCCACAGTGACGGTGTCGAGCATGGCAACAGTTGAGATGGAGGAATTCTCTGGCCAGCAGCTCTGGGTTTTCATCATACTGATGATATTGGGAGGAGAAGTGTTCGCTTCAATGATAGGGCTGCATTTCAAAAATATTCGGGCCAACACCGAGGAGGCCTTCCAGACAAGATTGGATTTCATAAGCAGGGACATCGAATCCTCTGATGTTTTCACCAACAGCGGTCATAATAATATGGAAGGCACCCAGTCAGAGGAAACCATGCCACACAATCAG ATTCTTGTAGGCAACACTTTGTTTGCACCACTGTTGAGGTTAAGCATATGGACCTTGGGAAAGGTGAGCAGCAGAGAAGAGTACGCTTACATCCTTCAGCACCCGAAGGAGATTGGATACAGGCACTTGCAACCTCATAAGAATTCTGTCAAATTGGTTCTGACTGGAGTGATGCTAATTTTGCTGCAAGCGATGCTTATTTGTTATTTCGAATGGGATTCAAAGTCCTTGGAGGGAATGGGATGGTTCCAGAAATTGACAGGCTCGCTGTTCCAGAGTGCCAATTCAAGACACGCTGGTGAAACTGTCATTAACATCTCGACCCTTTCTCCACCGATTATGGTGATATTTGCACTTGCCAT GTACCTTCCTTCTGGTACTTCAATCCTCGCTTCACGCGGTGATAACCGAAGCTTAGCAGATAAAAAGGAAAATCCGAATGGCAGAGCAACGTGGAAGAAGTTTGCCATGACCAAGCGTACTTGTTtagtaatattcacaattttggcATGTATAACTGAGAGGAAGTCGATGACTGCCGATCCACTCAATTTCAGCATCTTCAGCGTGATATTCGAAGTGATCAG CGCGTACGGCAATGTAGGGTACTCGCTCGGCTACAGCTGCGACAAGTTACTGAAGCCCGATGCGACGTGCAGAGACGCTTCGTACGGGTTCGTCGGCAGGTGGAGCGACCAAGGGAGGCTGATCATCATCCTGGTGATGTTCCTCGGGAGGTTCAAGGCGTACAACCTCAAAGGGAAGAAACCCCTGAATGTGCATCCATGTACAGGTGCAACACCACATGAGAGGCCAGAGGTGGCTGCAAATTAG
- the LOC123427672 gene encoding cation transporter HKT4-like isoform X1, whose product MPELESPQTSMHRFSSALVILQNLPSHTAMKLPLSNLEVLRITKEKVKRFHEFVCTRLSSLSKCTADLFRRSYLFLVFKSNPLIVQLIYLLSISFAGFLALKNLRPLNKPSPRNLDLMFTSVSTVTVSSMATVEMEEFSGQQLWVFIILMILGGEVFASMIGLHFKNIRANTEEAFQTRLDFISRDIESSDVFTNSGHNNMEGTQSEETMPHNQVQESKAMNQKSRNVLAHVVAVYFIAAIVCSSVVITIFLWVDSDARHLLKSKHIKIWTFSIFTAVSSFANCGFTPLNDSMAIFKNNPTFLLLLTPQILVGNTLFAPLLRLSIWTLGKVSSREEYAYILQHPKEIGYRHLQPHKNSVKLVLTGVMLILLQAMLICYFEWDSKSLEGMGWFQKLTGSLFQSANSRHAGETVINISTLSPPIMVIFALAMYLPSGTSILASRGDNRSLADKKENPNGRATWKKFAMTKRTCLVIFTILACITERKSMTADPLNFSIFSVIFEVISAYGNVGYSLGYSCDKLLKPDATCRDASYGFVGRWSDQGRLIIILVMFLGRFKAYNLKGKKPLNVHPCTGATPHERPEVAAN is encoded by the exons ATGCCTGAACTCGAAAGCCCACAAACCTCAATGCATCGATTCAGCTCAGCTCTAGTTATCCTGCAGAATCTGCCATCGCATACAGCCATGAAGCTCCCATTATCCAATTTGGAAGTTCTTAGAATCACCAAGGAGAAAGTGAAGCGTTTCCATGAGTTTGTGTGCACAAGGCTCAGTTCCCTCTCCAAGTGTACAGCAGATTTGTTCAGACGCTCTTACTTGTTTCTGGTATTCAAAAGCAATCCTTTGATAGTCCAGCTTATTTACCTTTTGTCAATATCATTTGCTGGTTTCCTTGCTCTGAAGAACCTCAGGCCACTGAATAAGCCATCTCCAAGGAACTTGGATCTGATGTTCACCTCTGTGTCCACAGTGACGGTGTCGAGCATGGCAACAGTTGAGATGGAGGAATTCTCTGGCCAGCAGCTCTGGGTTTTCATCATACTGATGATATTGGGAGGAGAAGTGTTCGCTTCAATGATAGGGCTGCATTTCAAAAATATTCGGGCCAACACCGAGGAGGCCTTCCAGACAAGATTGGATTTCATAAGCAGGGACATCGAATCCTCTGATGTTTTCACCAACAGCGGTCATAATAATATGGAAGGCACCCAGTCAGAGGAAACCATGCCACACAATCAGGTACAGGAAAGCAAAGCGATGAATCAGAAATCCCGCAATGTTTTGGCTCATGTAGTAGCTGTCTATTTCATAGCAGCAATAGTTTGCAGCTCTGTAGTCATTACCATCTTCCTATGGGTTGACTCCGATGCAAGGCATCTACTGAAGAGTAAACATATCAAAATTTGGACATTCTCAATCTTCACAGCAGTATCATCATTTGCAAACTGCGGCTTCACTCCGTTGAATGATAGCATGGCAATTTTCAAAAATAACCCGACTTTCCTTCTTCTGCTTACCCCACAGATTCTTGTAGGCAACACTTTGTTTGCACCACTGTTGAGGTTAAGCATATGGACCTTGGGAAAGGTGAGCAGCAGAGAAGAGTACGCTTACATCCTTCAGCACCCGAAGGAGATTGGATACAGGCACTTGCAACCTCATAAGAATTCTGTCAAATTGGTTCTGACTGGAGTGATGCTAATTTTGCTGCAAGCGATGCTTATTTGTTATTTCGAATGGGATTCAAAGTCCTTGGAGGGAATGGGATGGTTCCAGAAATTGACAGGCTCGCTGTTCCAGAGTGCCAATTCAAGACACGCTGGTGAAACTGTCATTAACATCTCGACCCTTTCTCCACCGATTATGGTGATATTTGCACTTGCCAT GTACCTTCCTTCTGGTACTTCAATCCTCGCTTCACGCGGTGATAACCGAAGCTTAGCAGATAAAAAGGAAAATCCGAATGGCAGAGCAACGTGGAAGAAGTTTGCCATGACCAAGCGTACTTGTTtagtaatattcacaattttggcATGTATAACTGAGAGGAAGTCGATGACTGCCGATCCACTCAATTTCAGCATCTTCAGCGTGATATTCGAAGTGATCAG CGCGTACGGCAATGTAGGGTACTCGCTCGGCTACAGCTGCGACAAGTTACTGAAGCCCGATGCGACGTGCAGAGACGCTTCGTACGGGTTCGTCGGCAGGTGGAGCGACCAAGGGAGGCTGATCATCATCCTGGTGATGTTCCTCGGGAGGTTCAAGGCGTACAACCTCAAAGGGAAGAAACCCCTGAATGTGCATCCATGTACAGGTGCAACACCACATGAGAGGCCAGAGGTGGCTGCAAATTAG